The following proteins come from a genomic window of Pseudomonas sp. WJP1:
- a CDS encoding DUF1656 domain-containing protein: MIGDLDISGVFLPTLLVLMGITYVLYLLVHGVLTRLHFYRLVWHRALFNVALYALLLGAVDSLSRYLMT; this comes from the coding sequence ATGATCGGTGATCTGGATATCAGCGGGGTGTTCCTGCCCACGCTGCTGGTGCTGATGGGCATTACCTATGTGTTGTACCTGTTGGTGCACGGGGTGCTGACGCGCCTGCACTTTTACCGTCTGGTCTGGCACCGGGCATTGTTCAACGTGGCCCTCTACGCCCTGCTGCTTGGCGCCGTGGATTCACTCAGCCGATACCTGATGACATGA
- a CDS encoding apoptosis inducing factor family protein, with the protein MTLHRVARLADIPEDRGLEVSIQDSKILLLKVGDQVRAYQGECPHAGAPLVEGALCHGRLTCPWHKGQFRIEDGGLCEPPALDSLKRYPLEVRGDEVWVDDQPLQDAHTPPADDERTFVIVGAGAAGTAAASALREKGFGGRVLLIDRETGAGYDRTVLSKFVIAGETPLEEVPALREEDFYREQRVERINAEVASLDAANKTLRLVDGQSLKYDAALLATGGIPNRLQLPGADLPQVFVLRSKADAQQILQTARAGQRAVIIGDSFIAMESASSLRQYGLEVTVLARHPVPFAKQFGDSVGKAILALHQANGVVYRTEGQAAQIEGTTRVEAVRLDNDQRLPADLVLVGIGVTPATASFADLPREKDQSLLVDGGMRVADGLWAAGDIATFTLNGQPQRIEHWRLAQQQARIAAANMLGGDERYLDVPYFWTWHFGKNYDYLGHAQAWDEVEFKGDPGNPPFIGLFGKNGVVTAAVACDEERTMAMLAERMKQPLSVDEAWRLIRG; encoded by the coding sequence ATGACCCTGCATCGCGTTGCCCGTCTCGCCGATATACCCGAAGACCGTGGCCTGGAAGTCAGCATCCAGGACAGCAAAATCCTCCTGCTGAAAGTCGGCGATCAAGTACGCGCCTATCAAGGCGAATGCCCGCATGCCGGCGCGCCGCTGGTCGAAGGCGCGCTCTGCCATGGGCGGCTGACGTGTCCATGGCACAAGGGCCAGTTTCGGATCGAGGACGGCGGACTGTGTGAGCCGCCGGCCCTGGACAGCCTCAAGCGCTACCCGCTTGAAGTGCGCGGGGACGAAGTCTGGGTCGACGATCAGCCGCTGCAGGACGCTCACACGCCACCGGCCGATGACGAGCGCACCTTTGTGATTGTCGGTGCGGGTGCCGCGGGCACGGCGGCGGCATCGGCCCTGCGCGAAAAGGGCTTTGGTGGACGGGTGCTGTTGATCGACCGCGAAACCGGCGCCGGGTACGACCGCACGGTACTGAGCAAATTCGTGATTGCCGGTGAGACGCCGCTGGAGGAAGTCCCGGCCCTGCGCGAGGAAGACTTTTATCGCGAGCAAAGAGTCGAACGAATCAACGCTGAAGTGGCGAGCCTGGATGCCGCGAACAAAACACTGCGACTGGTCGACGGCCAATCGCTGAAGTACGACGCCGCATTACTGGCGACAGGCGGCATCCCCAATCGACTGCAATTGCCCGGCGCAGACCTGCCGCAGGTGTTCGTCTTGCGTTCCAAGGCGGATGCGCAACAGATTCTGCAGACCGCCAGGGCCGGTCAGCGGGCGGTGATCATCGGCGACAGTTTCATCGCCATGGAATCCGCTTCCTCCCTGCGCCAATACGGCCTGGAGGTCACTGTTCTGGCCCGCCATCCGGTGCCGTTTGCCAAACAGTTCGGCGACAGCGTCGGCAAGGCGATCCTGGCGCTGCACCAGGCCAACGGCGTGGTGTACCGGACCGAGGGGCAGGCAGCGCAGATCGAAGGGACTACGCGGGTCGAAGCGGTGCGCCTGGATAATGATCAGCGCTTGCCGGCGGACCTGGTGCTGGTCGGGATTGGCGTTACCCCGGCCACTGCGTCTTTTGCCGATCTGCCGAGGGAAAAGGACCAGTCGCTGCTGGTCGACGGCGGGATGCGCGTAGCCGACGGACTCTGGGCGGCGGGCGATATCGCGACGTTCACACTCAACGGCCAGCCCCAGCGCATCGAACACTGGCGCCTGGCGCAACAACAGGCGCGGATCGCGGCGGCGAACATGCTCGGTGGCGATGAGCGTTACCTCGACGTGCCGTATTTCTGGACCTGGCACTTTGGCAAAAACTACGACTACCTTGGGCACGCGCAAGCCTGGGACGAGGTCGAGTTCAAGGGTGATCCTGGCAACCCGCCGTTTATCGGTCTGTTCGGTAAAAATGGCGTGGTGACGGCGGCAGTGGCCTGCGATGAAGAGCGCACGATGGCGATGCTTGCGGAACGAATGAAGCAGCCGTTGTCCGTGGATGAGGCGTGGCGATTGATTCGCGGCTGA
- a CDS encoding efflux transporter outer membrane subunit encodes MSKASGLAIAGLGLLLSACQVVGPDYHLPDDAAIHREDLQGELAVNGKPVVSAPVPADWWRLYQDPRLDQLVQQALASNTDLRVAAASLLRARAQVDAAEAAGGWSGGVKMGAQRLQESGEAFLLPEKVPVANIGDIGISASYQFDLFGTLQRGIEAAKANADATQAAADTARITLVADVVRAYTQVCAANEEREIAQHSLDLQAQSTTLIQRLRDAGRGDETQVTRSQTQFKSLRADMPRYEAARQAGLFRLSMLLAKPLDQLPAGTDSCAELPKIAQLVPVGDGASLLKRRPDIRQAERRLAAATAGIGIATGELYPDIRIGATIGTVGILENLGEPSTNRWGFGPSLTWNVPTNGARARIREAEAVTQATLAHFDGVVLNAIRETQTGLAQYSALLQRREALADAEQSAKLAADQTHRFFQAGRASFLADLQATRTYIDVTAQLAAANTQVAISQIDLFLALGGGWESGRTQASNPGKP; translated from the coding sequence ATGAGCAAGGCCTCGGGTTTGGCGATTGCCGGATTAGGCTTGTTGCTGTCGGCGTGTCAGGTGGTCGGTCCGGATTATCACTTGCCAGACGACGCCGCCATCCACCGCGAAGACCTGCAGGGCGAACTGGCAGTGAACGGCAAGCCGGTGGTCTCGGCACCGGTGCCTGCCGATTGGTGGCGTCTGTATCAGGACCCGCGGCTCGACCAGTTGGTGCAGCAGGCCCTGGCATCCAACACTGATTTGCGCGTGGCCGCCGCCAGCCTGCTGCGAGCTCGCGCTCAGGTCGACGCGGCCGAGGCCGCAGGCGGCTGGAGCGGTGGGGTGAAGATGGGCGCCCAGCGTTTGCAGGAATCCGGTGAAGCGTTCTTGCTGCCGGAAAAGGTGCCGGTGGCCAACATTGGCGATATCGGCATCAGCGCGTCCTACCAATTCGACCTGTTCGGCACCTTGCAGCGCGGCATCGAGGCGGCCAAGGCCAATGCCGATGCGACCCAGGCGGCCGCCGATACGGCGCGCATCACCTTGGTGGCCGATGTGGTCCGGGCCTACACCCAGGTGTGCGCGGCCAACGAGGAGCGGGAAATCGCCCAGCATTCCCTCGACCTGCAAGCCCAGAGCACCACGCTCATCCAGCGTTTGCGCGATGCCGGGCGTGGCGATGAAACACAGGTCACCCGTTCGCAAACCCAATTCAAGTCCTTGCGCGCCGACATGCCGCGCTATGAAGCGGCGCGTCAGGCCGGGCTATTCCGCTTGTCGATGCTGCTGGCCAAGCCGCTGGATCAACTACCGGCCGGCACCGACAGCTGCGCCGAACTGCCAAAAATCGCGCAACTGGTGCCGGTGGGTGACGGTGCATCGCTGCTCAAGCGCCGCCCCGACATCCGGCAGGCCGAACGTCGACTGGCAGCCGCGACGGCCGGTATCGGCATCGCCACCGGTGAGCTGTACCCGGACATCCGCATCGGCGCGACCATCGGCACGGTCGGTATCCTGGAAAATCTTGGCGAGCCATCCACCAACCGTTGGGGCTTCGGCCCGTCGCTGACCTGGAACGTGCCGACCAACGGCGCCCGGGCACGGATTCGCGAGGCTGAAGCGGTGACCCAGGCCACGCTGGCGCATTTCGATGGCGTGGTACTCAACGCTATTCGTGAAACCCAGACCGGCCTGGCCCAGTACTCCGCCTTGCTGCAACGCCGAGAGGCCCTGGCGGACGCCGAGCAGTCGGCGAAGCTCGCCGCCGACCAGACCCATCGCTTCTTCCAGGCCGGTCGCGCCTCGTTCCTGGCGGACTTGCAGGCGACCCGCACCTACATCGACGTCACCGCGCAACTGGCCGCTGCCAATACCCAGGTTGCCATCAGCCAGATCGATTTGTTCCTCGCCCTGGGCGGCGGTTGGGAAAGCGGACGAACGCAAGCGTCGAACCCCGGCAAACCCTGA
- a CDS encoding FUSC family protein → MNGFFSGMPPARDWFYGVRTFAASMIALYIALLMQMPRPYWAMATVYIVSSPFVGPTSSKALYRAVGTFLGAAAAVLFVPMFVQSPYVLVLVIALWTGILLFLSMHLRTANNYALMLAGYTLPLIALPVVNNPLAVWDVAEARTEEIFLGIAVAAVVGAMFWPRRLAPVFNDSVSKWFADASTYSARFLGRNVQPEEVSALRASMVATFNTLELMIGQLPHEGARPQTVRNTKELRGRMIHLLPVIDALDDALYALERRTPELVEKFAPLLAAATEWLGHKSADLERWQALKDQLEALQPSAEALDDRKQLLFSNAIYRLGEWVDLWQDCRSLQHAIQCESQDSWRAVYRHWRLGRLTPFLDRGLMFYSAASTVAAIIVASVLWILLGWTDGGSAVILAAVACSFFASMDDPAPQIYRFFFWTAMSVVFASLYLFLVLPNLHDFPMLVLAFAVPFICIGTLTVKPQFYLGMLLTLVNTSSFISIQGAYDADFLSFANSNLAGPIGLLFAFVWTLIARPFGAELAAKRLTRFAWRDIVSLTEPATLADHRRLGVQVLDRLMQHLPRLAVTGQDTGIALREVRVALNLLDLLAYTPRVHGAPQALLRQVVTEVGEYFKACLKAGERLPAPSPLLMTLDRTRRALGSAGDDETRLHLLHALSGLRLALLPGVEFVGSAEPEEPLPHGIDGAPL, encoded by the coding sequence TTGAACGGCTTCTTTTCCGGCATGCCCCCGGCACGGGACTGGTTCTACGGCGTACGCACCTTCGCGGCCTCGATGATCGCGCTGTACATCGCCCTGCTCATGCAAATGCCGCGTCCTTATTGGGCGATGGCCACGGTGTATATCGTTTCCAGCCCCTTTGTCGGGCCTACCAGTTCCAAGGCGTTGTACCGTGCGGTCGGCACTTTTCTTGGTGCCGCTGCAGCTGTGCTGTTCGTGCCGATGTTTGTCCAGAGTCCCTATGTGCTGGTGCTGGTCATCGCGCTGTGGACCGGGATCCTGTTGTTTCTGTCCATGCATTTGCGCACCGCCAACAATTACGCCTTGATGCTGGCCGGCTACACCCTGCCGTTGATCGCCCTGCCGGTGGTGAATAACCCGTTGGCCGTGTGGGACGTGGCCGAAGCGCGCACCGAAGAAATCTTCCTCGGCATCGCCGTCGCCGCCGTGGTTGGCGCGATGTTCTGGCCGCGACGGCTGGCCCCGGTGTTCAACGATTCGGTGAGCAAATGGTTTGCCGACGCGTCGACTTATAGCGCGCGCTTTCTCGGTCGCAACGTGCAGCCCGAGGAAGTCAGCGCCTTGCGCGCCTCGATGGTTGCCACCTTCAATACCCTGGAACTGATGATCGGTCAGCTGCCCCACGAAGGCGCGCGCCCACAAACAGTGCGCAACACCAAGGAGTTGCGTGGGCGGATGATTCACCTGTTGCCGGTGATCGATGCCCTCGACGATGCGCTCTACGCGTTGGAACGGCGCACCCCTGAGCTGGTGGAGAAGTTCGCACCCTTGCTGGCCGCCGCCACTGAATGGCTCGGTCACAAGAGCGCTGACCTCGAGCGCTGGCAGGCACTCAAAGATCAACTCGAAGCGCTGCAACCGAGCGCCGAAGCGCTGGATGATCGCAAGCAACTGCTGTTCTCCAACGCCATTTATCGCCTCGGCGAGTGGGTCGATTTGTGGCAGGACTGCCGCAGCCTGCAACACGCGATCCAGTGCGAAAGCCAGGACAGTTGGCGCGCGGTCTATCGGCATTGGCGCCTGGGGCGCCTGACTCCGTTTCTGGATCGTGGCCTGATGTTCTATTCCGCCGCCTCCACCGTCGCGGCGATCATTGTCGCCTCGGTGCTGTGGATTCTGCTGGGCTGGACCGATGGCGGCAGTGCGGTGATCCTGGCGGCAGTGGCGTGCAGCTTCTTTGCCTCGATGGACGACCCGGCACCACAGATTTACCGGTTCTTTTTCTGGACCGCGATGTCGGTAGTGTTCGCCAGCCTCTACCTGTTTCTCGTCCTGCCCAACCTGCATGATTTCCCGATGCTGGTGCTGGCCTTCGCGGTGCCGTTCATCTGCATCGGCACCCTGACGGTCAAGCCGCAGTTTTACCTGGGCATGTTGCTGACCCTGGTCAACACCTCGTCGTTCATCAGTATCCAGGGTGCCTACGACGCGGATTTCCTCAGCTTCGCCAACTCCAACCTGGCCGGCCCGATCGGGTTGCTGTTCGCGTTCGTCTGGACCCTGATCGCCCGGCCGTTCGGTGCCGAGCTGGCGGCCAAGCGCCTGACCCGTTTCGCCTGGCGCGACATCGTCAGCCTCACCGAGCCGGCCACGCTGGCCGATCACCGGCGCCTGGGCGTGCAGGTTCTGGATCGACTGATGCAGCATTTGCCGCGGCTGGCCGTGACCGGCCAGGACACCGGCATCGCCTTGCGCGAAGTTCGTGTGGCGCTGAACCTGCTCGACCTGCTGGCGTATACGCCGCGGGTTCACGGCGCACCGCAGGCATTGCTGCGTCAGGTGGTGACCGAGGTCGGCGAATACTTCAAAGCCTGCCTCAAGGCTGGCGAGCGTCTGCCGGCACCAAGCCCGTTGCTGATGACCCTTGATCGCACCCGCCGGGCGTTGGGCAGTGCGGGTGATGACGAAACCCGCCTGCATTTGCTGCATGCCTTGAGTGGCTTGCGCCTGGCGTTGTTGCCCGGCGTCGAATTCGTCGGTTCTGCCGAGCCCGAAGAACCGCTTCCCCATGGCATCGATGGAGCGCCTTTATGA
- a CDS encoding antitoxin of toxin-antitoxin stability system: MSKQAVFTMKLESDLREQFMAEAEAAHRPASQIVREMMRQFVQAQRESREYEAFLQRKVDIARVSISRGDGLTNDEVEAEFASRRGRAAIQE; this comes from the coding sequence GTGTCAAAACAAGCCGTTTTTACAATGAAACTCGAATCAGATTTGCGCGAACAATTCATGGCGGAAGCAGAAGCCGCTCATCGTCCTGCCTCGCAAATCGTTCGGGAAATGATGCGCCAGTTTGTTCAGGCGCAACGTGAATCCCGTGAGTACGAAGCCTTCCTGCAACGCAAAGTGGACATTGCTCGTGTTTCGATCAGCCGCGGCGACGGTCTGACAAACGATGAAGTGGAAGCAGAATTCGCCTCCAGGCGTGGACGGGCAGCCATACAGGAATGA
- a CDS encoding MarR family winged helix-turn-helix transcriptional regulator, whose amino-acid sequence MNISSTMVVAARHWRKICQATLANYGISEACAVPLLMIGRLGEGVRQVTVAQAAGMESPSLVRLLDQLCQGGYVCRTEDAQDRRAKCLSLTDTGRTLVQAVEVELVRLRHEVLEGIEQGDLEATLRVLKAFESASHLPVANP is encoded by the coding sequence ATGAACATCAGCAGCACCATGGTGGTGGCCGCCCGGCATTGGCGCAAAATCTGCCAGGCCACGCTGGCCAACTATGGAATTTCCGAAGCCTGTGCCGTTCCGCTGCTGATGATCGGGCGCTTGGGGGAGGGCGTGCGGCAGGTGACGGTGGCGCAGGCGGCGGGGATGGAAAGCCCGTCCCTGGTGCGCTTGCTCGATCAGTTGTGCCAGGGCGGCTACGTCTGCCGCACCGAAGACGCGCAGGACCGGCGCGCCAAATGCCTGAGCCTGACCGATACCGGTCGGACCCTGGTGCAAGCCGTAGAGGTTGAATTGGTGCGTTTGCGTCATGAAGTCCTGGAAGGCATCGAGCAGGGAGATCTTGAAGCGACGCTGCGCGTATTGAAGGCCTTCGAGTCAGCCAGTCATTTGCCGGTAGCCAACCCTTGA
- a CDS encoding type II toxin-antitoxin system RelE/ParE family toxin: protein MKIIWTREAAQDRADIWDYLHTIKPQAAIDMDNRFSDAMSRLAQYPQSGPAGIITGTRELIPHPSYRIVYEQALSAIWILALVHTSRQWPPEQ from the coding sequence ATGAAGATAATCTGGACGCGAGAAGCAGCACAGGATCGTGCAGACATTTGGGATTACCTGCACACCATTAAACCTCAAGCAGCCATCGACATGGATAACCGCTTCAGCGATGCGATGTCCCGGTTGGCCCAATACCCGCAAAGCGGCCCTGCTGGAATCATTACAGGCACTCGCGAGCTGATTCCACATCCGAGCTATCGCATTGTTTATGAGCAAGCGCTGAGCGCAATCTGGATACTTGCCCTGGTTCATACCTCTCGACAGTGGCCACCGGAGCAATGA
- a CDS encoding efflux RND transporter periplasmic adaptor subunit, translating to MKKPFLTLGRVVLTLLIVTFAVVVVWRMVMYYMFAPWTRDGHIRADIVQIAPDVSGLIQQVQVRDNQLVKRGQVLFSIDQDRFKLALRQAKAAVADREETLAQAQREAKRNKGLGNLVPGEQLEESQSRVARAQVALMEAQVAVDSAQLNLDRSVIRSPVDGYVNDRAPRTQEFVSAGRPVLSVVDSNSFHIDGYFEETKLNGIHIGQSVDIRVIGDNARLRGHVESIVAGIEDRDRTSGNNLLPNVNPAFSWVRLAQRIPVRIAFDEVPEDFRMIAGRTATVSIIDDQNREPAQ from the coding sequence ATGAAAAAGCCGTTTCTAACCCTCGGTCGCGTGGTCCTGACCCTGTTGATCGTAACCTTCGCCGTTGTCGTGGTCTGGCGCATGGTGATGTATTACATGTTCGCGCCCTGGACCCGTGACGGGCACATCCGGGCCGACATCGTGCAGATCGCGCCGGATGTCTCCGGGCTGATCCAGCAAGTGCAAGTGCGCGACAACCAGTTGGTCAAGCGCGGCCAGGTGCTGTTCAGCATCGACCAGGATCGTTTCAAGCTGGCCCTGCGCCAGGCGAAAGCGGCGGTGGCAGACCGCGAGGAAACCCTGGCCCAGGCCCAGCGCGAAGCCAAGCGTAACAAGGGCCTTGGCAATCTGGTGCCGGGCGAGCAACTGGAAGAAAGCCAGTCCCGGGTGGCCCGCGCACAAGTGGCGTTGATGGAAGCCCAGGTTGCAGTAGACAGCGCGCAGTTGAACCTCGACCGCTCGGTGATCCGCAGTCCAGTGGACGGTTACGTCAACGACCGCGCGCCGCGAACCCAGGAATTCGTCAGTGCCGGGCGGCCGGTATTGTCGGTCGTGGACAGCAATTCTTTTCATATCGACGGCTATTTCGAAGAAACCAAACTCAACGGCATCCATATCGGCCAGAGCGTCGACATCCGGGTGATCGGCGACAACGCGCGCCTGCGCGGCCATGTGGAAAGCATCGTGGCCGGGATCGAAGACCGCGACCGCACCAGTGGCAACAACCTGCTGCCCAACGTCAATCCGGCCTTCAGTTGGGTGCGGTTGGCGCAGCGGATTCCGGTGCGTATCGCGTTCGATGAGGTGCCTGAAGATTTCCGCATGATCGCCGGGCGTACCGCCACGGTATCAATCATCGACGACCAGAACCGGGAGCCCGCGCAATGA
- a CDS encoding NADH:ubiquinone oxidoreductase subunit N, which translates to MKNPYALGFWCAVVALVLLTGTYFYGIMLAHQIDTALTFLDSVALLIAVMSIAVVAWASVQGQRIKKRQLEQGKTLVMIWDTKVALRRVESVFDRYFWGSYWQPGRTFQEVMGELTGTPLEKSLESLKKQCLELDKQVADDGRHWLNNARELADVATAMARERYQLDFCDPRGGEVTGGAVINRDFEVLIYTWTARLKTFDHQLDEIEVQYS; encoded by the coding sequence ATGAAAAACCCTTATGCTCTCGGCTTCTGGTGCGCCGTTGTGGCGTTAGTGCTGCTCACGGGCACCTATTTCTACGGCATTATGCTGGCCCATCAGATCGACACGGCGCTGACGTTCCTCGACAGCGTCGCACTGTTGATCGCCGTGATGTCCATTGCGGTGGTGGCCTGGGCCTCGGTCCAGGGCCAGCGAATCAAAAAAAGACAGCTGGAACAAGGCAAGACCCTGGTGATGATCTGGGACACTAAGGTGGCGCTACGGCGTGTCGAATCGGTTTTCGACCGGTATTTCTGGGGCAGCTACTGGCAACCGGGCCGGACCTTCCAGGAAGTCATGGGCGAGCTCACGGGCACGCCGCTGGAAAAAAGCCTCGAGAGCTTGAAAAAACAATGCCTTGAGCTGGACAAACAAGTGGCCGACGACGGTCGGCACTGGCTCAACAATGCCCGCGAGCTGGCCGACGTGGCTACCGCCATGGCCCGCGAGCGCTATCAGCTGGACTTCTGCGACCCACGCGGGGGGGAAGTGACAGGTGGGGCGGTGATCAACCGGGATTTTGAAGTGTTGATCTACACCTGGACGGCGCGGCTGAAAACCTTTGATCATCAGCTTGATGAGATTGAAGTGCAGTATTCCTGA
- a CDS encoding YdgA family protein, which produces MNKSAGVLLGIVVAIGAISAGGAWFTGTKIEGVLNTSLADANKQLQAAMVGYKGTASLELVSLERHVFSSTAHYRLKGEGEMFGEAPVELLFTDHIEHGPLPFSRLVSLKWLPVMATSHYELEKTPLTEKWFAATKDASPLKGVVNIGYDNSTNGTLELLPLETALDDKSSLKFSGLKVDVAASAQAQKVKADGYMDSLKLTTVSEDQAPVQVELSGLTLASNLAKSTYGYYTGDNTIELSNSKTTFGPKQSVLGFKNFEMKNHTEESGTSASGRADYKIGEVSLNGKAVGSAQLAMSLKNLDIPATLSLMQIYQTKLQPYEQAAAEAAEAGQPVPELNLTPAEEAQLKTGLEQLLAAGPQVALENLSFNTANGESRANLVLDLTKPQAIDLPADQLVRQMIALLDVNLKVSKPMLVDILSVQSQIDGQTDAKLIADQATATADMFSGMAVGSQLAKLDGNNVVSQLHFANNQVEFNGQKMTVEEFVGFLMNKFSGPGVVQEP; this is translated from the coding sequence ATGAATAAATCAGCAGGCGTGCTCCTGGGAATCGTTGTCGCCATTGGTGCGATCAGCGCCGGCGGAGCCTGGTTTACCGGCACCAAGATCGAAGGTGTGCTCAACACCTCCCTGGCGGATGCCAACAAGCAATTGCAGGCTGCGATGGTCGGTTACAAAGGCACTGCCTCGCTGGAGCTGGTGTCCCTGGAACGCCATGTGTTCAGCAGCACTGCGCATTACCGCCTCAAGGGTGAAGGCGAAATGTTCGGCGAGGCGCCGGTCGAGTTGCTGTTTACCGACCACATCGAACACGGCCCGCTGCCGTTCTCGCGCCTGGTGTCGCTGAAGTGGTTGCCGGTCATGGCAACCAGTCACTACGAACTGGAAAAGACCCCGCTCACTGAAAAATGGTTCGCCGCCACCAAGGACGCTTCGCCGCTCAAAGGCGTGGTCAACATTGGCTACGACAACTCCACCAACGGCACGCTCGAATTGCTGCCGCTGGAAACTGCGCTGGATGACAAGTCCAGCCTGAAATTTTCCGGTCTGAAGGTTGATGTCGCGGCCAGCGCCCAGGCGCAGAAGGTCAAGGCAGATGGCTACATGGACAGCCTCAAGCTGACCACGGTTTCCGAAGACCAGGCTCCGGTGCAGGTCGAGTTGAGCGGTCTCACCCTGGCCAGCAACCTGGCAAAAAGCACCTACGGCTATTACACCGGCGACAACACTATCGAGCTGAGCAACAGCAAAACTACTTTTGGCCCCAAGCAGTCAGTACTGGGCTTCAAAAACTTCGAAATGAAGAACCACACCGAGGAATCAGGCACCAGCGCTTCCGGGCGCGCCGATTACAAGATCGGTGAAGTGTCCCTGAACGGCAAGGCCGTGGGTTCTGCCCAGCTGGCCATGAGCCTGAAGAACCTCGACATCCCGGCGACGTTGTCGCTGATGCAGATCTACCAGACCAAATTGCAACCCTATGAGCAGGCCGCGGCCGAGGCTGCCGAAGCCGGTCAACCGGTGCCCGAGCTGAACCTGACCCCGGCAGAAGAAGCGCAGCTTAAAACCGGCCTGGAACAATTGCTGGCGGCCGGTCCGCAGGTGGCCCTGGAGAACCTGTCGTTCAACACCGCCAATGGCGAAAGCCGCGCTAACCTGGTGCTCGACCTGACCAAGCCGCAAGCGATCGACCTGCCGGCCGACCAGTTGGTCCGCCAGATGATCGCGCTGCTGGACGTCAACCTGAAAGTGTCCAAGCCGATGCTCGTCGACATACTCAGCGTGCAGTCGCAAATCGACGGCCAGACCGACGCCAAGCTCATCGCCGATCAGGCCACAGCCACCGCCGATATGTTCAGCGGCATGGCGGTCGGCTCGCAATTGGCGAAACTGGACGGCAACAACGTTGTCTCCCAACTGCACTTCGCCAATAACCAGGTGGAATTCAACGGCCAGAAAATGACCGTCGAGGAGTTTGTCGGTTTCCTGATGAACAAGTTCAGCGGTCCAGGCGTAGTCCAAGAGCCCTAA
- a CDS encoding YbhB/YbcL family Raf kinase inhibitor-like protein, producing the protein MTRLTSLTPWLAAAAVALCVQFPAQAAQEHFTLNIPGVSDDRLFTSAAASDAQGCGGHNVSPALNWNAGPAGTLSYAIVMHDPDGQKGQGVDNWVHYGIKAGTHQIPAGVGTKSGLEGVGGTNSKGTTGYVGPCPPVGDSAHHYIIQIFALDLAPDALPAGLTRTQLLEKIKGHVLKNSSVVRRYHR; encoded by the coding sequence ATGACCCGATTGACCTCTCTGACCCCTTGGCTGGCGGCCGCAGCAGTCGCCCTTTGCGTGCAATTTCCGGCGCAGGCGGCCCAGGAACATTTCACCCTGAACATCCCGGGCGTCTCGGATGACCGATTGTTCACCTCGGCCGCCGCCAGCGACGCCCAGGGTTGTGGCGGACACAATGTTTCGCCGGCGCTGAACTGGAACGCCGGCCCTGCAGGCACGCTCAGCTACGCCATCGTCATGCACGACCCGGATGGCCAAAAAGGCCAGGGCGTCGACAACTGGGTGCATTACGGCATCAAGGCCGGCACGCACCAGATTCCAGCAGGTGTCGGAACAAAATCCGGGCTCGAGGGTGTCGGCGGCACCAACAGCAAAGGCACTACGGGGTACGTCGGCCCTTGCCCTCCGGTTGGCGACAGCGCGCATCATTACATCATCCAGATCTTCGCCCTGGACCTGGCCCCCGATGCCCTGCCAGCCGGCCTGACGCGCACCCAGCTGCTGGAAAAAATCAAAGGTCACGTACTGAAAAACAGCAGCGTGGTCCGGCGCTACCACCGCTAA